From the Arthrobacter sp. PM3 genome, one window contains:
- a CDS encoding shikimate dehydrogenase, producing MSNRAESFLVGLVGDGVMPSLTPYMHEREGDVQGLRYLYRPIDLIELGLPGQAVGELLSGARSLGFNGLNITHPCKQIVLDYLDEVSPDARRLGAVNTVVIRDGRFIGHNTDFSGFAAALASGLPGATLDRVVQLGAGGAGSAVAYALLTAGVRELDLVDTDAARCAARAAELADFFPDRTVTARTTAELPQLMPLADGLVHCTPVGMAAHPGVPLDMSLVESRHWVADIVYRPIETELVREARAKGCEVLDGGRMAVGQAADAFRIFTGREPDADRMRSHFLELVAAEEVSA from the coding sequence CTCCCTCACGCCCTATATGCATGAGCGCGAAGGGGACGTGCAGGGCCTCCGGTACCTCTACCGCCCGATCGACCTCATCGAGCTCGGCCTGCCCGGCCAGGCCGTAGGGGAGCTGCTGTCGGGTGCCCGGAGCCTCGGCTTCAACGGGCTGAACATCACCCACCCCTGCAAGCAGATCGTGCTCGACTACCTTGACGAGGTTTCCCCCGACGCCCGCCGCCTGGGCGCCGTCAACACCGTCGTGATCCGCGACGGCCGCTTCATCGGGCACAACACCGACTTCTCCGGCTTCGCCGCCGCGCTGGCCTCCGGCCTCCCCGGGGCCACACTGGACCGTGTGGTGCAGCTGGGCGCCGGCGGCGCCGGATCCGCCGTCGCCTACGCCCTGCTCACCGCGGGGGTCCGGGAACTGGACCTCGTGGACACGGATGCGGCGCGCTGCGCCGCCCGGGCAGCCGAACTCGCCGACTTCTTCCCGGACCGGACCGTCACCGCGCGGACGACGGCGGAGCTGCCGCAGCTGATGCCGCTGGCCGACGGCCTGGTGCACTGCACCCCGGTGGGCATGGCTGCCCATCCGGGCGTCCCGCTGGACATGTCCCTCGTGGAGTCGCGCCACTGGGTGGCCGACATCGTGTACCGCCCGATCGAAACCGAGCTGGTCCGCGAGGCCCGGGCCAAAGGCTGCGAGGTCCTCGACGGAGGCCGGATGGCGGTGGGCCAGGCGGCGGACGCGTTCCGGATTTTCACCGGCCGCGAGCCCGACGCGGACCGCATGCGCTCCCACTTCCTGGAACTCGTGGCGGCCGAAGAGGTGTCCGCCTGA
- the pcaC gene encoding 4-carboxymuconolactone decarboxylase gives MNSQRNGPERNGAVQPGATSREIYDGGMKVRREVLGDAHVDRANANKDAFTEDFQDMITRIAWGGIWTRPGISRQMRSAVTITAMVAHGHWEELAMHIRAAITNGLSRDEIKEILLQTAIYCGVPSANTAFKTAQQVFHSMDNAAMDSTGTDNAS, from the coding sequence ATGAACAGCCAGCGGAACGGCCCCGAACGCAACGGTGCAGTCCAGCCCGGCGCGACAAGCCGGGAAATCTACGACGGCGGCATGAAAGTACGCCGCGAGGTCCTCGGTGACGCGCACGTGGACCGCGCCAACGCCAACAAAGATGCCTTCACCGAGGACTTCCAGGACATGATCACCCGGATCGCCTGGGGCGGCATCTGGACCCGGCCCGGGATCAGCCGCCAGATGCGCTCGGCCGTCACCATCACCGCGATGGTGGCCCACGGGCACTGGGAAGAACTGGCCATGCACATCCGCGCCGCCATCACCAACGGCCTGAGCCGGGACGAGATCAAGGAAATCCTGCTCCAGACCGCCATCTACTGCGGAGTGCCCTCCGCCAACACCGCCTTCAAGACCGCCCAACAGGTCTTCCATTCCATGGACAACGCCGCCATGGACAGCACCGGAACGGACAACGCATCATGA
- a CDS encoding alpha/beta fold hydrolase — protein sequence MAKPIVKAVLLSPQRALGDRPLLIVGSSLGTSSLLWSQAGALLGTEFDVIAWDLPGHGVSPAAQETFSVAELADAVIGLVDSIAPGARFHYAGVSLGGAAGLQLGIKHGDRLKSLSVQCSGAKLGTAEGWLERADTVRTQGTPVMIQGSAQRWFAPGFMDRQPELSGRLLHTLRDADRFSYAYCCEALAGFDVRDQLGTIRVPTQVIAGVLDSVAPPAMAEEVAAGITAGGGTATAVSLEGVAHLAPFEAPGHVAELLKGLITWTETQGTDA from the coding sequence GTGGCTAAACCCATCGTCAAAGCCGTCCTGCTCTCGCCCCAGCGCGCGCTCGGCGACAGGCCCCTCCTGATCGTGGGGTCCTCGCTCGGGACCTCGTCGCTGCTCTGGAGCCAGGCCGGCGCCCTGCTGGGCACCGAGTTTGACGTCATCGCCTGGGACCTGCCCGGGCACGGCGTCTCACCTGCGGCGCAGGAGACCTTCAGCGTCGCCGAACTGGCCGACGCCGTGATCGGCCTGGTCGATTCGATCGCCCCCGGTGCGCGCTTCCACTACGCCGGTGTGTCCCTCGGCGGGGCCGCCGGCCTGCAGCTGGGCATCAAGCACGGCGACCGGCTCAAGAGCCTCTCCGTCCAGTGCTCCGGGGCGAAGCTCGGCACTGCCGAGGGCTGGCTGGAACGCGCCGATACCGTGCGCACCCAGGGGACCCCGGTGATGATCCAGGGCTCGGCGCAGCGCTGGTTCGCCCCGGGATTCATGGACCGCCAGCCGGAACTCAGCGGCCGGCTCCTGCACACCCTCCGGGACGCCGACCGGTTCAGCTACGCCTACTGCTGCGAGGCACTGGCCGGCTTCGACGTCCGGGACCAGCTGGGCACCATCCGGGTCCCCACCCAGGTCATTGCCGGGGTCCTGGACTCCGTTGCCCCGCCGGCCATGGCCGAGGAAGTGGCCGCCGGCATCACCGCCGGCGGCGGGACCGCCACCGCCGTCAGCCTGGAGGGCGTGGCACACCTGGCCCCGTTTGAGGCACCCGGCCACGTAGCCGAGCTGCTCAAGGGCCTCATCACCTGGACCGAAACGCAAGGAACGGACGCATGA
- a CDS encoding 3-oxoacid CoA-transferase subunit A — translation MLNFVDTVGEAVAGIQDGSTVMIGGFGNAGQPFELIDALMDCGATDLTVVNNNAGQGDQGLALLIKEGRVKKMICSFPRQSDSWHFDTKFRAGEIELELVPQGNLAERIRAAGAGIGGFFTPTGYGTMLAEGKETRFLDGKWQVFETPIHADVALIKALTADGKGNLVYRKTARNFGPIMAAAAKHTVVQVSGIVPTGSLDPENIVTPGIYVNSIVKVA, via the coding sequence ATGCTGAACTTCGTAGACACCGTCGGCGAGGCCGTCGCCGGCATCCAGGACGGCTCCACCGTGATGATCGGCGGCTTCGGCAACGCCGGCCAGCCGTTCGAACTGATCGACGCCCTCATGGACTGCGGCGCCACGGACCTGACCGTGGTCAACAACAACGCCGGCCAGGGCGACCAGGGCCTGGCCCTGCTGATCAAGGAAGGCCGGGTGAAGAAGATGATCTGCTCCTTCCCCCGCCAGTCCGACTCCTGGCACTTCGATACCAAGTTCCGCGCCGGCGAGATCGAACTCGAACTAGTCCCGCAGGGCAACCTCGCCGAGCGGATCCGGGCCGCCGGGGCCGGGATCGGCGGATTCTTCACCCCCACCGGCTACGGCACCATGCTCGCCGAGGGCAAGGAAACCCGCTTCCTGGACGGCAAATGGCAGGTCTTCGAGACCCCCATCCACGCCGACGTCGCCCTGATCAAGGCCCTCACCGCCGACGGCAAGGGCAACCTGGTCTACCGCAAGACCGCCCGGAACTTCGGCCCGATCATGGCCGCCGCGGCGAAACACACCGTCGTGCAGGTCTCCGGGATCGTCCCCACCGGGAGCCTGGACCCGGAAAACATCGTGACCCCCGGAATCTACGTCAACAGCATTGTGAAGGTGGCCTGA
- the pcaH gene encoding protocatechuate 3,4-dioxygenase subunit beta encodes MPEELNLETFNADPITEDVSDDATEAATKTYAPLDAAAESQADLSAEMKAIGEAYAQALKNGAPAETQPRLDYAPYRSSVLRHPTKDLHHADPETIELYSPAFGHMDVHALESDLTIQHNGEPLGERIIVSGRVLDGDGRPVAGQLVEIWQANAAGRYIHKRDQHPAPIDPNFTGVGRCITGADGSYSFTTIKPGAYPWKNHLNAWRPAHIHFSLFGQEFTQRIITQMYFPGDQLFPLDPIYQSIVDQDARDRLVATYNHEQTRPEWALAYNWDIVLTGSKRTWTENEALGAGGDDHE; translated from the coding sequence GTGCCTGAAGAACTGAACCTCGAGACCTTCAATGCCGACCCGATCACCGAAGACGTGTCCGACGACGCCACGGAGGCCGCAACGAAGACGTACGCGCCGCTGGATGCCGCCGCAGAGTCGCAGGCGGACCTCAGCGCCGAGATGAAGGCGATCGGCGAAGCCTACGCGCAGGCGCTCAAGAACGGCGCCCCGGCCGAAACCCAGCCGCGGCTCGACTATGCGCCGTACCGCAGCAGCGTCCTGCGCCACCCCACCAAGGACCTGCACCACGCGGACCCGGAAACCATCGAGCTCTACTCGCCGGCGTTCGGCCACATGGACGTCCACGCGCTCGAATCGGACCTGACCATCCAGCACAACGGCGAGCCGCTGGGTGAACGCATCATCGTCTCCGGCCGTGTGCTCGACGGCGACGGCCGCCCCGTCGCCGGCCAGCTCGTTGAAATCTGGCAGGCCAACGCCGCCGGCCGCTACATCCACAAGCGCGACCAGCACCCGGCACCGATCGACCCGAACTTCACCGGCGTGGGCCGCTGCATCACGGGCGCGGACGGCTCCTACAGCTTCACCACCATCAAGCCCGGCGCGTACCCGTGGAAGAACCACCTCAACGCCTGGCGCCCGGCGCACATCCATTTCTCCCTGTTCGGGCAGGAGTTCACCCAGCGGATCATCACCCAGATGTACTTCCCCGGTGACCAGCTGTTCCCGCTGGACCCGATCTACCAGTCGATCGTGGACCAGGACGCCCGCGACCGGCTCGTGGCCACCTACAACCACGAGCAGACCCGGCCCGAATGGGCCCTGGCGTACAACTGGGACATTGTCCTGACCGGGTCGAAGCGGACCTGGACCGAGAACGAGGCATTGGGCGCAGGAGGCGACGACCATGAGTAA
- the pcaG gene encoding protocatechuate 3,4-dioxygenase subunit alpha, whose translation MSNPTKLTPTPGQTVGPFYGYALPYAKDRELLAPGSPGSIRLQGTVYDGAGHPIPDAILEIWQADADGKVPHHTGSLVRDGYTFTGFGRSAVGNTGVFTFTTVNPGPTEPGAAPFIAVAVFARGLMNRLFTRVYLPEDEAALAADPLLSSLAPERRKTLIARRDPDGGLTWDIRLQGDGETVFLDFSDAEGASK comes from the coding sequence ATGAGTAACCCCACCAAACTGACACCCACCCCGGGCCAGACCGTCGGTCCGTTCTACGGCTACGCCCTGCCCTACGCCAAGGACCGCGAGCTCCTGGCCCCCGGGTCCCCGGGATCCATCCGGCTCCAGGGCACCGTGTACGACGGCGCCGGCCACCCCATCCCGGACGCGATCCTGGAAATCTGGCAGGCCGACGCCGACGGCAAGGTCCCGCACCACACCGGCTCGCTGGTCCGGGACGGCTACACCTTCACCGGCTTCGGCCGCAGCGCGGTAGGCAACACCGGGGTCTTCACCTTCACCACCGTGAACCCGGGACCCACCGAACCCGGCGCCGCCCCGTTCATCGCGGTGGCCGTGTTTGCCCGCGGCCTCATGAACCGCCTGTTCACGCGGGTGTACCTGCCGGAGGACGAGGCCGCCCTGGCGGCGGACCCGCTGCTGTCCTCGCTGGCACCGGAGCGCCGCAAGACCCTGATCGCACGCCGCGACCCGGACGGCGGCCTGACCTGGGACATCCGGCTGCAGGGCGACGGCGAGACCGTTTTCCTCGATTTCAGCGACGCCGAGGGTGCCTCGAAGTGA
- a CDS encoding lyase family protein: MTSFETGGDAGLAGGSGPDGDFGLLSPVSASPLVAALTGDRAVLAAVLDVEAAWAAVLEEAGLAPAGSAAVVAAAADVRRYDVADLAVRAQGGGNPVIPLLADLRDQVISLDAAGSGAVRAVHASLTSQDVLDTALMLLAAGAVRTLRAELAAAATALAGLAEAHRQTLCVGRSLTQHSLPYSFGLRAAQWFAGLAAAARRLEALELPVQTGGAAGTLAAGTLLTGGAGLSGGAGPAAGTLSPFDLADRLAARLGLTPVPAPWHTNRLAVTALGDALTAVTDAAGKIAADVLFLSRPEVAELAEPRAAGRGVSSAMPQKQNPVLSVLIRSAALQSPNLAAQLHLAAANFNDERPDGAWHSEWAALRQLLRLALGAAGQLRELAEGLQVFPDAMRRNLDLAGPLLLSEAVNAAVAPLLDSPGDGAGSGRTGKQRLQAVVDETLQAPAGEQAGTYRRLLRAAVPGDLLADRRLEELLDPANYLGQAAEITRRILAAYPEYAGARLLQNGASRG, translated from the coding sequence GTGACCTCCTTCGAAACCGGGGGTGACGCCGGACTGGCCGGCGGTTCCGGACCGGACGGCGATTTCGGCCTGCTGAGCCCCGTGTCGGCGTCGCCCCTTGTGGCGGCGCTGACCGGGGACCGCGCGGTGCTCGCCGCCGTCCTGGACGTCGAGGCGGCCTGGGCGGCGGTCCTGGAGGAGGCGGGCCTGGCGCCCGCCGGCTCCGCCGCGGTGGTGGCTGCCGCCGCGGACGTCCGGCGCTACGACGTCGCGGACCTTGCCGTCCGCGCGCAGGGCGGCGGCAACCCCGTCATCCCGCTGCTCGCCGATCTCCGCGACCAGGTCATCTCGCTCGACGCCGCCGGTTCGGGCGCGGTCCGGGCCGTTCACGCGTCGCTGACCAGCCAGGACGTCCTCGACACGGCGCTGATGCTGCTCGCGGCCGGGGCCGTGCGCACGCTGCGCGCGGAACTCGCCGCGGCCGCGACCGCCCTTGCCGGCCTGGCCGAGGCCCACCGGCAGACGCTCTGCGTCGGCCGGAGCCTGACCCAGCACTCCCTGCCTTACAGTTTCGGGCTGCGGGCCGCGCAGTGGTTCGCCGGGCTGGCCGCCGCCGCCCGCCGGCTCGAAGCGCTCGAGCTGCCAGTGCAGACCGGCGGCGCCGCCGGGACCCTGGCCGCCGGCACGCTCCTGACCGGGGGAGCCGGGCTGAGCGGGGGGGCCGGCCCTGCTGCCGGGACGCTGTCGCCGTTCGATCTCGCCGACCGGCTAGCCGCCCGCCTGGGCCTCACCCCCGTCCCGGCCCCCTGGCACACCAACCGGCTGGCCGTGACCGCGCTCGGTGACGCCCTGACCGCCGTGACCGACGCGGCCGGGAAGATCGCCGCCGACGTCCTGTTCCTGAGCCGGCCGGAAGTGGCCGAACTCGCCGAACCGCGCGCCGCCGGCCGGGGCGTGTCCTCGGCCATGCCGCAGAAGCAGAACCCGGTGCTGTCCGTGCTGATCCGCAGCGCCGCCCTGCAGTCCCCGAACCTGGCCGCGCAGCTGCACCTCGCGGCCGCCAACTTCAACGACGAACGCCCCGACGGTGCCTGGCACAGCGAATGGGCGGCCCTGCGCCAGCTGCTCCGGCTGGCCCTCGGCGCCGCCGGACAGCTCCGCGAACTGGCCGAAGGGCTCCAGGTGTTCCCGGACGCCATGCGGCGCAACCTCGACCTCGCCGGGCCCCTGCTGCTGTCCGAGGCCGTCAACGCCGCCGTCGCGCCGCTCCTGGACAGCCCGGGCGACGGAGCAGGATCCGGCCGGACCGGCAAGCAGCGCCTGCAGGCCGTCGTGGATGAGACCCTGCAGGCCCCGGCCGGGGAGCAGGCAGGCACGTACCGGAGGCTGCTCCGCGCGGCGGTCCCCGGGGACCTGCTCGCCGACCGCCGGCTCGAGGAGCTCCTGGACCCGGCCAACTACCTCGGCCAGGCCGCTGAGATCACCCGCCGCATCCTCGCCGCGTACCCGGAATACGCCGGTGCCCGCCTACTCCAGAACGGAGCCTCCCGTGGCTAA
- a CDS encoding thiolase family protein yields the protein MNQAFVYDAVRTPFGKFGSGLAAVRPDDLAAHVIRESVKRAPKLDVERIDEVVFGNANGAGEENRNVARMGTLLAGLPVSVPGTTVNRLCGSSLDAAIIASRQINTGDADLMLIGGAESMSRAPWVLPKTEKPYPAGDLTLASTTLGWRLVNKAMPAEWTVSLGEATERLREKYAITREAQDEFSAASHNLAAAAWDEGFYDTLVAPVPGTDLVRDEGIRAGSSAGKLAGLKTVFRAENGTVTAGNASPLSDGASAAWLGSEAAAGLLGMDPLARIAGRGAHANDPQYFGYAPVEAANKALAKAGIGWDEVGAVELNEAFAAQSLACINAWGIDPGIVNRHGGAIAMGHPLGASGGRILGTLARSLQASGQRWGVAAICIGVGQGLAVVLENVTAGVEG from the coding sequence ATGAACCAGGCCTTTGTGTACGACGCCGTGCGCACCCCCTTCGGCAAGTTCGGGTCCGGCCTCGCCGCCGTCCGCCCGGACGACCTCGCCGCTCACGTCATCCGCGAATCCGTCAAACGCGCCCCGAAGCTGGACGTGGAGCGGATTGACGAGGTGGTGTTCGGCAACGCCAACGGCGCGGGCGAGGAAAACCGCAACGTCGCCCGGATGGGCACCCTGCTGGCCGGCCTGCCGGTCTCGGTCCCGGGCACCACAGTCAACCGGCTGTGCGGGTCCTCTTTGGACGCGGCGATCATCGCGTCCCGGCAGATCAACACCGGCGACGCCGACCTCATGCTGATCGGCGGGGCCGAGTCCATGTCCCGCGCCCCCTGGGTGCTGCCCAAGACCGAGAAGCCCTACCCCGCCGGGGACCTGACCCTGGCCTCCACCACGCTGGGCTGGCGGCTGGTGAACAAGGCCATGCCCGCCGAGTGGACCGTCTCGCTGGGCGAGGCCACCGAGCGGCTCCGCGAGAAGTACGCGATCACCCGTGAGGCGCAGGACGAGTTCTCCGCTGCCTCCCACAACCTGGCCGCCGCGGCCTGGGACGAGGGCTTCTATGACACCCTCGTGGCCCCGGTCCCCGGCACGGACCTGGTCCGTGACGAAGGCATCCGGGCCGGGTCCTCGGCCGGGAAGCTCGCCGGCCTCAAGACGGTGTTCCGGGCCGAGAACGGCACCGTCACCGCCGGGAACGCCTCCCCGCTCTCCGACGGCGCCTCCGCGGCCTGGCTGGGCAGCGAGGCCGCCGCCGGGCTGCTGGGGATGGACCCGCTGGCCCGGATCGCCGGCCGCGGCGCGCACGCCAACGACCCCCAGTACTTCGGCTACGCCCCCGTCGAGGCCGCCAACAAGGCCCTCGCGAAGGCCGGGATCGGCTGGGACGAGGTGGGCGCCGTCGAACTCAACGAGGCGTTCGCCGCGCAGTCCCTGGCCTGCATCAACGCCTGGGGCATCGACCCGGGAATCGTGAACCGGCACGGCGGCGCCATCGCGATGGGCCACCCGCTGGGCGCCTCCGGCGGACGCATCCTGGGCACCCTGGCCCGGTCCCTGCAGGCCTCCGGGCAGCGCTGGGGCGTCGCCGCGATCTGCATCGGCGTCGGCCAGGGCCTGGCCGTCGTCCTCGAAAACGTAACTGCTGGCGTGGAGGGTTAG
- a CDS encoding bifunctional sugar phosphate isomerase/epimerase/4-hydroxyphenylpyruvate dioxygenase family protein gives MRTGIATVCLSGTLREKMQACAVAGFDGIEIFEQDLVTSPLSPEDVRKLAADLGLTLDLYQPFRDFDSVPADLLAANLRRAEAKFRLMARLGMDTMLLCSNVGTATIDDDELRAAQLSRLADLAGEHGVRVAYEALAWGKYVNDYEHAHRLVGMVDHPHLGTCLDSFHILSRDWDTAPIEAFNPDKIFFVQVADAPKLSMDVLSWSRHYRVFPGEGQFDLPKFMGHVVRAGYTGPVSLEVFNDVFRQSDVERTAVDAMRSLIWLEEQSSTWLDAHPAARPEAGGAAARRRYPMELATLPRVAEPAGFNFAEVSAGDTAGLETLLGQLGFAFNGRHRTKNVQLWTMGQARLIINEEPASGGTPAAISPAISALGFDVGSPVIAAARARQLKAPAVPRKSQANEEVFQGFAAPDSTEIFLCQGSPDGTAAWVGEFGEPGAPRESGGPPPASAAGAVIDHVNLAQPWQHFDEAVLFYTSALALEPQPYAEVASPTGLVRSQVMRTRDRGVRLVLNLAPLLQQEAPATSGAGRPRTYQEHVAFAVDDLVATARAARDRGLDFLQIPANYYEDLDARFALDPDFLATLRELNLLYDRDADGEFLHFYTATVGSVFFEMVERRGAYDGYGAPNAPVRHAVQYDHLHQLTRTS, from the coding sequence ATGCGCACCGGAATCGCCACCGTCTGCCTGTCCGGCACCCTGCGGGAAAAGATGCAGGCCTGCGCCGTGGCCGGCTTCGACGGGATCGAGATCTTCGAACAGGACCTGGTCACTTCCCCGCTGAGCCCGGAAGATGTCCGGAAACTCGCCGCGGACCTCGGCCTGACCCTGGACCTTTACCAGCCGTTCCGCGACTTCGACAGCGTGCCGGCGGACCTGCTCGCCGCCAACCTGCGCCGCGCTGAGGCGAAGTTCCGGCTCATGGCCCGCCTGGGCATGGACACCATGCTGCTGTGCTCCAATGTGGGCACGGCCACGATTGACGACGACGAGCTCCGGGCGGCCCAGCTCTCCCGGCTGGCCGACCTCGCGGGCGAACACGGCGTCAGGGTGGCCTACGAGGCCCTCGCCTGGGGCAAGTACGTCAATGACTACGAGCACGCCCACCGGCTGGTCGGGATGGTGGACCACCCGCACCTGGGCACCTGCCTGGACTCGTTCCACATCCTCTCCCGAGACTGGGACACCGCGCCGATCGAGGCGTTCAACCCGGACAAGATCTTCTTCGTCCAGGTGGCGGACGCCCCCAAACTGTCCATGGACGTGCTGTCCTGGAGCCGGCACTACCGGGTCTTCCCGGGCGAAGGGCAGTTCGACCTCCCCAAGTTCATGGGCCACGTGGTCCGCGCCGGCTACACCGGCCCGGTGTCCCTGGAAGTCTTCAACGACGTCTTCCGCCAGTCCGACGTCGAACGCACCGCCGTTGATGCCATGCGGTCGCTGATCTGGCTCGAAGAGCAGAGCTCCACCTGGCTCGACGCGCACCCGGCCGCGCGCCCGGAGGCCGGCGGCGCCGCGGCCCGCCGCCGCTATCCCATGGAGCTCGCCACGCTTCCCCGGGTGGCCGAGCCCGCCGGCTTCAACTTCGCCGAAGTCAGCGCCGGGGACACCGCCGGCCTGGAAACCCTGCTCGGCCAGCTGGGCTTCGCGTTCAACGGGCGCCACCGGACCAAGAACGTGCAATTGTGGACCATGGGCCAGGCCCGCCTGATCATCAACGAGGAACCCGCCTCCGGCGGCACGCCGGCCGCCATTTCGCCTGCTATTTCCGCCTTGGGCTTTGACGTCGGCTCTCCCGTCATCGCCGCCGCCCGCGCCCGGCAGCTCAAGGCCCCCGCGGTGCCGCGCAAGAGCCAGGCCAACGAGGAAGTCTTCCAGGGCTTCGCCGCGCCGGACTCCACCGAAATCTTCCTGTGCCAGGGCAGCCCGGACGGCACGGCGGCCTGGGTCGGTGAATTCGGTGAACCCGGTGCACCCCGCGAATCCGGCGGCCCGCCGCCCGCGTCCGCTGCCGGCGCCGTGATCGACCACGTGAACCTGGCCCAGCCCTGGCAGCACTTTGACGAGGCCGTGCTGTTCTACACCAGTGCCCTCGCACTTGAGCCGCAGCCGTATGCCGAAGTGGCCAGCCCCACGGGCCTGGTCCGCTCCCAGGTGATGCGCACCCGGGACCGGGGCGTCCGCCTGGTGCTGAACCTGGCGCCGCTGCTGCAGCAGGAAGCCCCGGCAACCTCAGGGGCCGGCCGGCCGCGCACCTACCAGGAGCACGTGGCGTTCGCGGTGGATGATCTCGTCGCCACGGCCCGGGCCGCGCGGGACCGCGGCCTGGACTTCCTGCAGATCCCGGCGAACTACTACGAGGACCTCGATGCCCGGTTTGCGCTGGACCCGGACTTCCTGGCCACCCTCCGCGAACTCAACCTGCTTTACGACCGTGACGCCGACGGCGAATTCCTGCACTTCTACACGGCCACGGTCGGCAGCGTGTTCTTCGAAATGGTGGAACGCCGCGGCGCCTATGACGGCTACGGCGCCCCGAATGCGCCCGTCCGCCACGCTGTCCAGTACGACCACCTCCACCAGCTGACCCGCACTTCCTGA